The window AAATCTGGCTCTCGGTCTGATTTTTGCTCTGCTCTTGAATTATGTGGGACCGCTGATGACAGGAAGCATCTTTAATCCTGTAAAAATAATGATGGAGATTATGGTATTCATCAATGTAGGTCTCGCAATATTCAATCTCATTCCTATTCCGCCCCTTGACGGCGGAAGAGTGATGGTAGGGCTTCTTCCTGAAAATATGGCCAATTCATGGGCCAGAATCGAACCCTACGGATTCATCATTCTCCTCGTACTTGTTTTTACAAAAGCTGTGAATTTCGTGATATTCCCGATCATCCACAACATAGTAAATATCTTTTTATCTATATGAGGTGAAATAATGGACAAACCAAGGATAGTTTCCGGAGTCAGACCGACAGGCCCTCTTCATCTGGGGCACTATCTGGGTGCGCTCAAGAACTGGGTGTCCCTGCAGGACGACTACCGCTGCCTGTATTTCATAGCGGACTGGCACGCGCTCACGACCGCATACAAAGACCCATCCATAATAACCGAAAGCACGGAAGATATGGTGCTTTCCTGGCTTGGCGTTGGAATTGACCCGGAAAAGAGCATTATATTCAGGCAGTCGGATATCAAGGCGCATGCAGAATTTTTTCTGCTCCTTTCCATGATCACTCCTGTAAGCTGGCTGGAAAGAAACCCGACCTACAAGGAGCTCAAAGAGGAACTCAAGGAAAAAGACCTGGGCACAATAGGATTTCTCGGCTATCCCGTGCTTCAGGCGGCTGACATCGTGATTTATCACGCCGATAAAGTGCCCATAGGAGAAGATCAGCTCCCCCATCTGGAACTGACAAGGGAGATCGTGAGGCGCTTCAACTATATCTATGGTGAGGGGCTACTGAAGGAGCCGCAGCCGATTCTAACGGCAGCGCCCAGGGTGCCGGGTCTTGACGGTAGAAAGATGTCGAAATCATTCAACAATGCAATCTTCATCAACGACTCTGGTATGGAGCTGAAGGAAAAGGTCATGCAGATGTTGACAGATATCAAGCGCATGAGAAAAAAAGACCCTGGCGAACCAAAAGACTGCAATCTTTTCCCGTTTCATGAATTTTTCACCGATGAATCAAAACACGACGAGATAAAGGAGGGCTGCAGAAACGCCACATGGGGATGCGTCGACTGCAAGAAGCTCTTGATCGCGAACATCGAGGCTGAGATGTCGCCAGTCTGGGACAGAATAGAATATTTCAAGGGCCACAAACAGCAGGTGCAGAATATCCTTCACGAAGGCGCTTCCAAGGCAAGGGCCCTTTCTGCAATTACGATAGAAAAAGTCAGGGAGGCGATGAAGGTAGCCTGATGGACCTTATTTCAAGTTCAGACCGCACGGATTTCATCCTGCACCTGGAAAGATTCGAGGGTCCGCTCGACCTTTTGCTCTACCTTATAGAAAAAAACAAATTCAGCATAGAGGAGCTTGAAGTCTGCCCGATAGTTGACCAGTACATCGAGCACATCAAACGCCTAAGGTCATTGAATATTGAACTTGCAGGTGAATTCCTCGAAATGGCCTCATACCTGATATGGCTCAAGTCATGCATTCTTCTTCCCGTATTCAGGGAAGACGGCTCAGAGGAGATTAACCCCGCCCAGCAGCTCAAAGAGATGCTGCTGGCCTACATGGCGATCAAGCAATCGGCCGGTCTCCTGGCCGAACGCCCGCAACTTTTCAGAGACAGGTTCCCAAGGGGCGTTGCCAGCGAGGAAAGAGGCTTGCCCAGGCTTGGACTCGCGGCACTGCTTCAGGCAATAGACTCAATCAAGGAACGCACCAGGCATTACATAATGAAAGTAGATGTCCGCAGGTATCATATAAGAGACATGATGGCCAGGATTACAGCGATGCTGACAAAAAAGGAAAAAATCGATCTAATGGAAGCGGTCCAGACAAAGGAAAAGGCTGAAATAATATCTCTGTTCATGGCAGCGCTGGAACTTTCAAAGGCATCGTTGGCAAAAACTGCCCAGAGCGGGCTTTTTTCAAGGATATTCGTCATAAGAAAAAGCGGGGCTGCATAAAATATGGCAATTGAAGAAAGAGGGATTGTTGAGGCTATAATTTTTTCATCGGACAGCGCACTGGGACTAAAAGACATCCAGAAGGCAATGCCGGACATGACCACCGACAAGCTGGATGAAATTGTATCCGAATTGAACAGCATATACGACGAGACAGGAAGGTCTTTCAGAATCCTCAAGGCGGCTAACGGCTACATGTTCGTATCCCTTGAAGTCTTTTCACCATACATCAAGGCCATGCTTTCGCCCAGAAGGCTGTCGCAAGCGGCGTTCGAGGTGCTTGCCGTTATCGCGTACAAAGGCCCCTGCACAAAAATGATCATTGACGGGGTACGCGGAGTCGATTCGACATCCACTTTGAAAAATCTGCTCAAGGCGGAGCTGATAGACGTAAGACCTGGAAAACCAATGAAATATGTTACGACCAATCATTTCCTTGAGGTGTTCGGTCTCAATTCTCTCAAGGACCTGCCGGATATGAGCCAGTTCGAGGAGGTTTTTGCGGAAACCGCAGGCAGGATGGATGAGGTTCAACACGAACAGCTTGATCTGATCCAGGATGATGCCGCCATAAAAAGCATGAAAACAGCAGACAATCCCGATGAAGCAAACCGGACGGGATAAATTTCACTATTATCCTGATTAAGTTAAAAGGTCACGGAGTATTGTCAGCATTAATCTCCTTCATCATCAGGGAACATATGAATGCAGCGATAAAAAGTATGGTTATAAGCTTCATGCCAAAAAATATGACGATGGGAAGGCCGCTGATCTGACCGCTCAGCATCAGAATGCCGTTGGATGTGGCTTCCGGGACGGGGTGTGTTTTCTCTACCGCATATGTAAGCCCTACAGGCAGCGCCGCCACAAGAAAGAACCCGAACACGAAACCGCAGGCTCCCAATACCACTATGGAAGATGAATACTGAAGCAATATTGTCAGCGGTACGGCCAGTCCCGCAGATAAAACCAGGAACATCTTTCTCTTGTGGTATTTGTCGGATAATGCTGCAAGAATAACCGCACCGAATATTCCTCCGATTACAAGCAATCCTCCTACTATACCGGGAGCAAGCGCGGTATCTATATCCAGAGGCCGGTCTTTGAATATGCAGTCTATCTTTGTCAGTATGGCATTGAATGCGCCGAGACCTATGAAGAATAGAACGAGCAGGAGCAGGTAATCCCTGTTTTTAAACAGGGCCTTCAGTCCCACTGTCATGGTGACTTTTTTCTCCGCGGCGATAGCGTTCGGCGGTATCTCCGGCTTTTCCCTGAAAAAGAAGATAAACAAGACCATGGATAAGAGGGCCAGGATCCCATAAATATAAAGGATGGCATCCATACCCTGTTTGACGGCGCCCATATCCCGGTAATGTGCAAGGATGAAATCGGTAGCAAACATGACTGTGGTGAATCCGACAAACATGGACATGGTCAATAAGCCTGAAGCAAGCGCCTCTTCATTTTGGGGGAACCAGTTCGAAGCCAGTTTGGTAAAGGCATTCAGAATGAAGGGCTGCGCTATTGCGCATCCGGCCATACAAACAAGGAGCCATGTATAATTAGGGGCGAATATCCTTAAAAACCCGCAAATACCGATAAGCAACACGCCGATGCCTGCACCTTTCCTTAATCCAAGGTTGTCGATGCACCATGCAGCCGGAATGGCGAAAGGCAGCCATGCCAGCATTGCAAAGACGGCAAGAAGGTCAATCAGATCGATGTTTCCGTTTGTATAGATTGCCGCTGCATCCCTTGCCACAGGCGCAAAAGTCATCCACATGATTTGCGATGCCCCTGTCACAAGCATGTATACCGCCAGCACAACCCAGCGATATGAAGACACGACTGAATTGGATTGTTCCATGATTCTGTAGCCTCCCTGAATGAAATCCTAATTTAATGAAAAGACCTGTTTAGTATACAGCATAGTTTGAGCAATCTCTACATATAATAGACTGTTAAATCATCTGATTTCATATAATTTTCATGCGGCGGACCGGCTGCTGTTTTTGAAATTTCAAGATTTCCTCAATATTACTTCCACGGCAGACCCGGAACCAGCTTCAGACAATTGTTCTCGCATGAGCTGACGCATTGTTCGCAGATTATGCAGCTCCTGCTGTTGACGCTTTTTCCGTTCTTTACAAAACCACTTACATCTATAAGCATGGGACACGCTTTGCTGCACCTGTTGCAGCCTGTACATTTTTCAGCATTTACCGGCTTGATTTTAAAGATCGAATATTTCGATATAAGCCCGGACACCGACAGAAACGGGCACAGCATCCTGCAATAGGCACGGCGGCCCAGAAAGACCGACAGGATAATTCCGAGGCTTAAAATGAAAGCGTTCTCTCCTACTATCCACCAGAACCTTTTGCTCTCATTCAATGCCGGATTCCCGTATAATGAAACGCCGCCGGCTATTATTACAGCGACAGCAAGATATGAGAATGCTGTTACAACCGATCTTTTTCTATTGTTTTTTGATTTCGGTATGACATTCTCCGCCAGTTCGAATATCGCACCGTCCCAGCACACCCAAGAACAAAACGCATTGCCTATGATAAAAGGCATGATGAGTCTTGCTATGACAAATTGAATGATCGCGCCTGTTGCAACAAGAGCGAAAATGTCGAAAATAACCTCCGAAAACTGGAAGTTGACATTGACTCGAAGAGACAGCCCCAGGAACAATCCGCCGCCTACAAGGACTTGTGTTGTTCTGCGAAAGGCCTGTTTCTTTTCGGGAAAAAGAATTGTTAGACTTCCGCAAGCTCCTGCTATCAAGCCGATCCCGGCGAAAAGGAAAAAATATATCAGCCTTTGTTTGTATAAAAATACTGCAATTCCGATCAATGAAAAAATAATAATCACGAATATCGGAAGCAGTAGATTTTTGAATTCCAGCGCGTACTTTGTTTTCCTTGATATCATATTATATTCCAATATAAGCCCTTAAACAGCAAATGTAATGGCGGTAATAAAAAAAGCAGGCCGTTGCGGCCTGCTTAAATGGGAGGTTCTTTTGGTTTGAATCCAGGAAATTTTTTTATGTTACAGTCTCAGTATTAAATACCCTGTTTATTCGATAATTCAATTTTTGACTCATCCATTACTGGCTTCAATAATCCCGCCCTTTTTCTCAGAAAGGGAAGGGTTACCTGTATTAATCAGCTCACCAAGCCTTTTATAGCTTCAACAGCCGGCGCAGTGAACAGTGTAACCATAACCGCATAAAGGGCAAATGACCCGACTGCCTCGCTCAGATACATTTTCTGATATCTGTATTTCAAAGATACGATGGTCAATCCGCCCATGATAAGGCATCCGAGATTGAAATAAGGGAAATTGCCTTCACCGGACACTGCATTTGCAGCAAAAGCAAATGATGCCGTGATTAATACAACGAATACCGATACGATCAATGTCTGTACTGTCCTTTTCATCTTAATCCCTCCCGCTACCTTATTTTTTTGTTTAACTGCATATCTCTCTAGGAAGAACCATGCCAATTCTGCATCAAAATCTAAAAAAATTGTAACTGGTTGTTTTCATAAAAGATTGAATGGAAAAAACTGAATTGCGGATGCTCCTTCGCCTGATGCATCCGAAAATTTATCGAAAAAAACGTTAAATCCCTTAAATAAAACTTTCAAACGGGAACACATGTCAGATTAAAATATGAGTATCTTATAAGACAAAGGGATATGGTATTTCCTGTATGAGCTTTTAAAAAACCCTTGTTTCTCCGAAATTCATAACCAGAAAGGAGTCATCGCTCACCCCTGCCTCTTTCATGATTTTTTTTAAATAAACAGGCGGTTCATTCAGCGGCTCATCGGTGAGCTTGAATGTTCCCCAATGCATGGCAACGGACTTTTCCGCCTGAAGATCCCTGTGAGCCAGCAATGCCTCCGGTGGATCCATATGAACTGCCTTCATGAGCCAGCGAGGCTGGTATGCCCCTATGGGCAAAAGCGCAATACGCATCTTTCCCAGCTTATCACTGATCTCCCTGAAATGATGCGAGTAGCCCGTATCACCTGCAAAGAATATTTTCCCATGGCTTGTTTCCAGTACCCATCCTGCCCAGAGAGTTTTATTTCTGTCACTCATGGATCGCCCTGAAAAATGCTGAACCGGAACCGACACGATGCGGATGCCACCATACATAGATGTTTCCCACCAGTCCATCTCCACATAGTTAGTAATATTCTGTTCTTTGAACCACTTCCCGAGCTTAAGGGGAACAAAATATACAGGCTTGTTGCCCAGCTTTTTGACAGTGTACAAATCAAGATGGTCATAGTGGTTGTGGCTCTGAAAAACGGCGTCGATCGGCGGCAGGCGGTCAAAGGGAATGCCGGGGGGGCTTTGCCGCCTGGGACCTATGCCGGCAAAAGGTGATGAACTGCCGTTGAAAATCGGGTCTGTAAGGATATTGATTCCTTCAACCTGGATTAAAAACGTTGAATGGCCTATCCAGGTAATCTGGATTTTGCCGGGATCAGGATGATATATCTTCTGATAATCGGGAACAGCTATATCAGGCACATAGGGTGACATCAGGCTATTAGAAATGGCGGGCGGTTCATCCGGCCCCAGCCCCAGTTTCCATCGCAGAAGACTTGTGAAACCATGTTCCGGGTTTTCGTAAATATTGCGAAACCCGTTCATTGTATAGTGCTCCTGTGCATTATTACTGTCCGGGGTTTTCTTCCCGGCAAAAGCATAAACAGCCATGAAGTTGATGCAGCCGAAAAGCGTCGCAAGCAGGATGTAAAAAATTTTCTGGTGTCTGATTTTTTCCATGGAAATATAAAGAGATCAACTCCGCCAGACGGCCTTTGATAATGGGAATTTCCATTACCGAAAAGACCTCTAGCCGGCACAATCGCTCATATCGCCGTCCAGCTTGGAGAGCGCATGCGGCAGGGCAGGGAGAATTACCTCCAGATTCTCTCTAACCGCTTTCGGGCTTCCCGGCAGATTGATGATGAGCGTCCTTCCCCGAATCCCTGCAACAGCCCTTGATATCATGGCATTGGGTGTTTTTTTCAGGCTTTCCATCCTCATGGCCTCTTCCATGCCCGGAACCCTTTTATCAATTACAGCCAGCGTTGCCTCAGGCGTGACGTCCCTTGGAGAAAGGCCTGTCCCGCCTGTTGTCATAATCAGGTTCAATCCTTTGGAATCACTCCATTCCTTAAGCTTTGATGAAATAAGGAGGGCATCATCGGGAATAATCTCATATGTGTCAACCTCAATCCCCAGACCTTCAAGCATCCCTCTGATGACCACTCCGCTTAAATCCTCGCGGTCTCCCCTGGATCCCTTGTCACTCAATGTAAGTATGCCGGCCTTCACTTCTTCACCTCATGGAGTCTTCTGACAGCTGTCAAGCCTAGGACTCTCGGAACCGCCTTGCTTTTCCCAAGCTTGGAAAGTTCTCTTTCCTTCATATATTGCACTTGTTTGGTTGATATGAATAGAGGCGTCTTGGGATTGAAGACCAGGGCGACTCTGACTTCATAATTTTTCATCCATTCACGCTGGGTTGAAATATACTTTAAAACATCTTCATGAACGGAGCGGTTGTTGGCTATCGTAATAACTTCACTTTCTGTTATTTTCGGAGACCTGATAACGGACATCTGAACCAGCCGGTTGCTGTCGCGAATGAGGATTGTCCTGGCCTCCTTGTTGCATTTCATTGCAAACTCGATTTTCTTCGACACGGTCATTTCCTGAAGCTGAAGATACAGACTGTTTGTTTTGCGCTCTTTCTCTTCACTTGGAAGATCTTCCAGATCCTCTTCAAAGGCTTCCAGACTTACTTCACCGGCTTCCAATTCAAACGAATCCGTACCGATGAAACCATCGTCTTCAATCGAATACTGGCCCGCTATCTCCGCATAGTCTGCAAGTCCGTCACCTGCTGTTTCTTTTACAAACGAAATGCGCGGTTTTCCCGGCACGGTCAGGCTTCTGGTCTGGATCTGAATGATAACCGGCAGCCACCGTTCGTTATATTCTTTTTCTATCTGTGGCCTGCTTTTATCTTCCATAGCTCAGATAAAAATAAAGCCCCTGCTCAAGGGGCTTTATTTTATCGTTATTTCTCTTTTGCCTCTCTGGCCGCCTTCGCCTCGGCCACGACCTTTTCCTGGATATTGAAAGGTACGGGTTCATAGTGTGAAAAGCTCATCGAATAAGACCCGCGGGCTGATGTCATTGAGGTAAGGTCGGACGCATACATGAGGACTTCGGCAAGAGGCACGCTAGCCTTGATCTCCTGGTACTTTCCTTTGGCGTTCATGCCTTCGATCTTTCCCCTGCGGCTGTTGAGATCTCCCATAACATCACCCATACAGTCTTCAGGCACCACTATAGCGATTTTCATTATGGGCTCGAGCAGTATCGGCTTACAGCTCTCCATCGCCTTCTTGAATGCCATTGATGCAGCAATCTTGAATGCCATTTCGGACGAGTCCACCTCGTGGTATGAACCGTCTACCGCGCTTATCTTGAGGTCAACAACGGGATTTCCGGAAAGCGGCCCCTCTTTTATTGCTTCAATCAATCCCTTTTCCACTGCCGGAATATAATTCCTGGGGATAACCCCGCCGACGATTGCGTTAACAAACTCGAAACCGGCACCGCGTTCCAGCGGAACAACTTCAATCCACACATCTCCATACTGGCCGTGACCTCCGGTCTGCTTCTTGTACTTGCCCTGAACCCTTGCTGTCGCGGTAATCGTTTCCTTATATGGGACCTTGGGTGTCTTAAGCTCAACTTCGACATTATAACGGCGCTTCAGCCTGTCAACAGTAAGCTCGATGTGAATCTGACCAAGGCCGTAAAGTTTGAATTCGCCGGTCTGTTCGTCACGTATAACCTTGAGAACCGGGTCTTCCTCCATGAGTTTCTGAAGACCGGGCATAATTTTGTCTTCATCGCCTTTTGTTTTTGGCGATATGGCCATGTTCATGATGGCTTCAGGGAACTCCGGACTTGGAAGCATCATATCGGAATTATCACTTATAAGCGTATCGCCGGTTTTCGTTTCCTTGAGTTTTGCTACTGCAAACAGGTCTCCGGGGCCAACCTGCTCGAGCGGTTTCTGTGTTTTTCCTTCGATGGCCACAATCGAACCGATCCGCTCCTTTATGCCGCGGTTGGGATTGTTAAGCTGTGAGTCAGGCCCAAGTGTTCCAGAGAGGCACTTGATTATGCTCAATTTGCCGGTGTAGGGATCGCTCATTGTCTTGAACACATAACCGACAAACGGTTCGCTTTCCTCGGCCTTCACTTCTCTGGTTTTTCCGTCTGCTGATTTAAGAACCAGGGGTTTCCTGTCTTTCGGGCTGAGCATCGAGTTTATAATAAAATCCATAAGCATCTGGACGCCCATATTCAAAAGTGCGGAACCAGCAAAAACGGGCAGGAAAACACCCTGTGCAACACCGTTGTTAAGAGCACCAGAAAGCTCTGTCGCGCTCAATTCACCGCCTTCAAGGTATTTCTCCATGAGAGTATCATCAACTTCGGCGAGGTCTTCGATTACCTTGGAATATGTTTCTTCAAGTATATCCGTCATATCCGCAGGTACTTCGGTTTCCTTGAAGTTCCCGCTGCCGTTTTTCTCGAAAATGTATGCCTTCTTTTTGAGTACGTCCACTATGCCCTGAAAGCCTTCTTCCTTGCCGATAGGGATTGTCAGAGGAAGAGGTTTCGTTTCGAACATCTCACGAATGTCAGAAAGCACCTGATCGAAGTCCGCTCGTTCCCGGTCCATCTTGTTCACAAAGCATGCACAGGCAAGGCCTTCTTTTTTTGCAAGCTGCCAGAGGTTTTCAGAGTGCGGTTTGATTGAATCGACCGCATCGATTACAAAAATCGCATTATCCGCCGATTTAAGGCCAAGAATAGCTTCCGATGAGAAGTTCGCATCACCCGGCGTATCAAGGAGCATCACACCTTTGTTCTTCCATTTGAAATTATGCAGCGCGCTGAACACCGAAGACTGCCTTTTCTGCTCTTCGGGCTCGAAATCCAGGACCGAATTCCCTTCCAGCACCTTGCCGAGCCTGGTGGTCGCCTTGGCATTGAACAGCATTGCCTCTCCGAGCGATGTCTTTCCTGATCCCGAATGGGAGACCAGAATTATATCTCTTAAACTTTCCGTACCAAATCTTCTCATCGATGGTCCTCCTACATAATAATACTGGTTTAACGAGTGTCATACCGTATCCAAAAGACATCCCCAAGTCAAGCGGACATTGGAAATTCCATGACCTTCGGATTCCTTTACGCATCGGCCGCCGTATGGTAACTTGTCCGCATGAGAAAATTTGCCATTGGTGACATACACGGCTGCCTTGACAAGCTTGAGGATCTGCTCAAGAAAATCGACCCGAAACCTCACGACAGCCTGATCTTTCTGGGCGATTATATCGACAGGGGAGAAAACACGAAAGGCGTAATAGATGCCTTGATAAAGCTCTCTTCTCATTGCAGATGCATTTTTTTAAGGGGCAACCACGAAGACATGCTCATCGAATACATGACATTCGGCAGAAACCGCAGCATGTTCCGTTCAAACGGCGGCGAAATGACGGTGCTTTCCTATACCGGAAAGAAAACCGCGTCCGGTAAGGTACTGGCGGAGAATCTGCCTGAAGATCACAAAGACTTCATGACAAAACTGAAATGGATCCATGAAGACGACAGATACATCTATGTACATGCGGGAATAAAACCCGGCATACCGCTCAAGATGCAGGATGCGATGGACCTGATATGGATAAGGGGGGAATTTCACGAAACACCGACCGGTCTTGACAAAAAAATCATCTTCGGCCATTGCCCGTTTACCCAACCTTTTGTTAGAGACGATAAGATAGGCATAGATACAGGGGCGGTCTATGGAAGAAACCTTACTGCAATAGAGTTGCCTTCCGAGCGCTTTATATTTTCCTTTTCCTGATGTCTTGTAAAAATGCCTCCCGGTGGTTTATAAAAATCGAATGTCAATAAATTACTATGAAATCCTTGGCGTAAATAAAAATGCCTCTGCGGATGAGATAAAAAAAGCCTACAGGAGAATGGCGCTCAGGCTTCACCCTGACACCAACCCGGACAACCCGGATACCGAGGAAGAATTCAAACTCCTGACAGAAGCTTACGGAGTCCTCATAGATCCTTCAAAGAGAAGGCTGTACGATATATCGCGTACCGCAGGCTTCGACCGGCAGCATGTGTACGATGATATCTTCACCAACACTGCTTTCAGCAAGGTGCTTACAGATCTGCCCATACCACCGGAATGGATAGAGCGCATGCTGCATGTCGGCAAAATTGTCGCATATGAGGCAATAATACGGGGCGGCAGGCCCCGGGATATAATAGGAAGGAGCCTGGTAAGGCTGGCGGCCGACAGCGCCGGGACATTTTTTCACAACGTTATGGATATCCACAGGGATTTTTCGGTCTCTGAACAACTTGCGAAAACTGGCGGAGAAATGACTTTTTCATATCGTCCGGGGTTAACACAAAAAAGGCTTAACATCACCGTTCCTGCAGGCAGCACGAACGGAACAGTCCTGCGTCTTAAAGGCATGGGAAGGAAAGGTCTTGGCGGAGCAGCCGGAGACCTCTATTTGAAGATAGTCATCTCGGGAGAATAGACCACAATACGGTTCTTGCCGTTTGATTTTCCCCAGTACAATGCTTTGTCAGCCATTTTTATAAGCTCATCACCGTTCATCGTATCCTTGGGCAGACAGGCCAGACCTACAGTGATGGTAATGCCCAGCGTGGACTCAAGAGATCTGCAGATTCTCTGTGCTACCATGCTTGATTCTTCGGGGTTGGTTTCAGGAAAGACTATAACGAATTCCTCACCGCCGTACCTGGTCAGAATATCGCAGTTTCGTGTGTTGTGTCTCAGCGCCTCTGCAAGGCCGACCAGCAGCTTGTTGCCTGCCTCATGGCCGTGTGTATCATTGTATCTCTTGAAATTATCTATATCGAGCATTGCAACGGTCAGGGTATGATCATACCTGATGTGCCTGTCCACCTCTTTTTTAAGCGTCGGCAGAAGATGCCTCAGATTAAACAGGCCGGTGAGTTCGTCCGTATGAGAAAGCATCCTGTAATAATTTGCCATTTCGGCCTCTTCGAGAAGCCTTGCATTTTCAAGCAGTTTGTTGATTGTCAGGTGCAGATGATCAAGATGTAGCGGTTTTGTAATAAAGTCAGCAGCACCCATTTTCATGCATTCCACCGCATCATGAATCGATCCGTAACCGGTTATCATTATTGCCTGAATTTTGGGATGGTATTCCTTGATTTCACGCAGCAGTTCAATCCCTGTGGTGTCGGTCAGATAAAGATCAAGTATGGCGATATTGTAGGCATGCTCCCTGATAAGTTCAACGGCCTTCTCTCCGGTTTCCGCAACCGATATATCCATGCCTTTATCACTCAGATAATCGCTTATAAGGTTTAAAGTCTCAACCTCGTCATCAACAACAATTATCTTTGTACTTTTGTAGATGCTCTGTTCCATTCACATCTCCAGTTCAAAAAAGGTATTTAATAACACTATTTATTCTCATTTTAATCTTATCGGTTTTCCTCTTAAAAATTTTAATATTATTTTTCGTTTGTATATTGCCCTCTGAATAAATATCATCAATGCAGACATTTACTGAAAAGGGAGATAGGCATGCAGATACTTGTTACAAGAAGCCT of the Desulfomonilia bacterium genome contains:
- a CDS encoding DnaJ domain-containing protein, which encodes MSINYYEILGVNKNASADEIKKAYRRMALRLHPDTNPDNPDTEEEFKLLTEAYGVLIDPSKRRLYDISRTAGFDRQHVYDDIFTNTAFSKVLTDLPIPPEWIERMLHVGKIVAYEAIIRGGRPRDIIGRSLVRLAADSAGTFFHNVMDIHRDFSVSEQLAKTGGEMTFSYRPGLTQKRLNITVPAGSTNGTVLRLKGMGRKGLGGAAGDLYLKIVISGE
- the fusA gene encoding elongation factor G, producing MRRFGTESLRDIILVSHSGSGKTSLGEAMLFNAKATTRLGKVLEGNSVLDFEPEEQKRQSSVFSALHNFKWKNKGVMLLDTPGDANFSSEAILGLKSADNAIFVIDAVDSIKPHSENLWQLAKKEGLACACFVNKMDRERADFDQVLSDIREMFETKPLPLTIPIGKEEGFQGIVDVLKKKAYIFEKNGSGNFKETEVPADMTDILEETYSKVIEDLAEVDDTLMEKYLEGGELSATELSGALNNGVAQGVFLPVFAGSALLNMGVQMLMDFIINSMLSPKDRKPLVLKSADGKTREVKAEESEPFVGYVFKTMSDPYTGKLSIIKCLSGTLGPDSQLNNPNRGIKERIGSIVAIEGKTQKPLEQVGPGDLFAVAKLKETKTGDTLISDNSDMMLPSPEFPEAIMNMAISPKTKGDEDKIMPGLQKLMEEDPVLKVIRDEQTGEFKLYGLGQIHIELTVDRLKRRYNVEVELKTPKVPYKETITATARVQGKYKKQTGGHGQYGDVWIEVVPLERGAGFEFVNAIVGGVIPRNYIPAVEKGLIEAIKEGPLSGNPVVDLKISAVDGSYHEVDSSEMAFKIAASMAFKKAMESCKPILLEPIMKIAIVVPEDCMGDVMGDLNSRRGKIEGMNAKGKYQEIKASVPLAEVLMYASDLTSMTSARGSYSMSFSHYEPVPFNIQEKVVAEAKAAREAKEK
- a CDS encoding diguanylate cyclase; amino-acid sequence: MEQSIYKSTKIIVVDDEVETLNLISDYLSDKGMDISVAETGEKAVELIREHAYNIAILDLYLTDTTGIELLREIKEYHPKIQAIMITGYGSIHDAVECMKMGAADFITKPLHLDHLHLTINKLLENARLLEEAEMANYYRMLSHTDELTGLFNLRHLLPTLKKEVDRHIRYDHTLTVAMLDIDNFKRYNDTHGHEAGNKLLVGLAEALRHNTRNCDILTRYGGEEFVIVFPETNPEESSMVAQRICRSLESTLGITITVGLACLPKDTMNGDELIKMADKALYWGKSNGKNRIVVYSPEMTIFK
- a CDS encoding metallophosphoesterase family protein, encoding MRKFAIGDIHGCLDKLEDLLKKIDPKPHDSLIFLGDYIDRGENTKGVIDALIKLSSHCRCIFLRGNHEDMLIEYMTFGRNRSMFRSNGGEMTVLSYTGKKTASGKVLAENLPEDHKDFMTKLKWIHEDDRYIYVHAGIKPGIPLKMQDAMDLIWIRGEFHETPTGLDKKIIFGHCPFTQPFVRDDKIGIDTGAVYGRNLTAIELPSERFIFSFS